Part of the Dehalococcoidia bacterium genome is shown below.
CGAACCCAGTGAGCTGAGATTGACCAGTTGCCCAACTCGGCCTGCACACAAGCGCATGAATAGTCTGAAGCTGGACAGGTTACGTATCTCACCCAGCCGACGCACGTCGCGCTCGATATAGGTCTCAAAGTAGTCGCCGAGCGCTTGTCGTGGTTCTAGTCCTTGATCGAGAATCCTGGGGTAGAATCCAGAATAGATCACGTCGCCCATCGCATTGCTGGCCCCTATGCGCTGACGTTCTGCAAGAGAAAATGGGAGTAGGCGAAGCAACGCTGTCCGGCCAGCTAGAGATTGGCTGATGGCTTCCGAGAGCCTGAACTGCTCGCTGCCGGTAAGAACGAACAGACCATTGCGGCCCAGTTCGTCAGCAAGAACCTGTAAGTATGACATGAGCTGAGGAACGTACTGTACCTCGTCAATGATGGCTCCCTCACCGAGCTGCGCCAGAAAGCCACGCGGGTCGGATTCAGCGAAGTCCCGCTGGTCGGGAGCTTCCAGGTTGACGTAGTGCAGATTTGGAAAGGCTGCGCGGCAGAGAGTTGTCTTGCCGGACTGACGTGGACCGGTCACTGTCAC
Proteins encoded:
- a CDS encoding ATP-binding protein — protein: MIEREITGRLTALFEQYPFVTVTGPRQSGKTTLCRAAFPNLHYVNLEAPDQRDFAESDPRGFLAQLGEGAIIDEVQYVPQLMSYLQVLADELGRNGLFVLTGSEQFRLSEAISQSLAGRTALLRLLPFSLAERQRIGASNAMGDVIYSGFYPRILDQGLEPRQALGDYFETYIERDVRRLGEIRNLSSFRLFMRLCAGRVGQLVNLSSLGS